GTTGCTCTTGGCTTTTACTTTGCCCGCCGAAACAATAGTACGGAAGAATACTTCGTAGGTAACCGTTCCTTCAAAGGATGGGTCATTGGTTTATCCATGCTATCCACCTCAATTAGTTCTATTACGTTTCTGGCCTTCCCGGCAGCAGCATTTACGCTGGATTGGCGACAGTTTATTTCCAATCTGATGCTGCCGTTGGCAGCCGTACTGGCCATTCTATTTTTCATTCCTTTTTTCCGGCGCGGACAACTCACTTCAGCCTTCGAGTATTTGGGAGAACGATTCGGATCAGTAGCCCGCCTCTACGGCACATTAAGCTTTCTAATACTCCAAATTCTTAGAATTGGGCAAATTTTGTTTTTAGTAGCCATTCCGGTAAATCTTTTTACTGGAATTCCTATCATCACAGTTATTAGTTTTTTAGGGTTATTTATTAGCTTTTATACCGTTATCGGAGGAATAGAAGCCGTTATTTGGACTGATGTAGTTCAGGCTATTGTGCTCTGGTTAGGCGGCATACTTTGTTTAGTCCTGATGGTTAACCAATTACCTGATGGGCTTTCTCAAGTATTTAGCGTAGCCGAAGAATACCAAAAATTTAGCGTAGGTAGCACTGATTGGAATTTGAATGAACGAACGTTCTGGACAGTTGCCCTACTGGGCATCTTTCACTTTCTAGCAATGTACTCCAGCGATCAGAACATCATTCAACGCTACGTAGCCGCCCGCAGTACTCGGGAGGCAAAAAAAGCCACCATCATTTATTCGGTGATTGCTCTCCCCACTTGGGCACTGTTCTTCTTTATTGGCACTACGTTATTCGTATTTTATACGGTATTTCCCAATATTACCATCACTCGGCTGGAGGCCGATCAGGTTTTTCCGTACTTTATCCTGACCAATTTGCCCGCCGGAGTAGCCGGATTGATATTAGCAGCAGTTTTAGCTGCGGGCATGTCTACTTTAGACTCTAGTATCAACGCTATTGCTACTGTAACGGTAGTAGATATTCTGAAGCCTTACTGGATGAAGAACCAGTCGGATCGGCGGTACTTACTGGCGGCTCGACTAATTGCCATTGGCGTATCTATCCTGATGATTGGCGGTGCCGTGTTCTTCTCGACCATTGAAAAAGAAAGTATCAACGACTTAAGCTGGATTGTTGCTTCGGTTTTCGGAGGTTGTTTGGTAGGCTTGTTTCTCCTGGGGTTCTTCACTACCCGAGTGGGTTACCGAGCCGCTTCAGTAGCGTTAATTATCTCAGTAATAGTCAATGGATACCTCGGTTTAAGTTTAGTAGGATGGTTACCCGAAAAATGGACTATGAGTGTACAATCATACTGGGTGGGTGTGCTGGTAAATTTACTATTTATGGTGTTAGCATATCTACTAAGCTTCATCTTTACCAACCGAAAATCGTTAACTGGACTTACCGTCTGGACGCAAAAAAGCAATACTACCGAGACATATGACCACTAGTAACGTATCTGAATTACACGGCATTGTCCCCCCTATGGTAACACCACTTACCGAACAAATGAAATTGGATCAATCGGCTACATCCAAGCTGCTATCCCATTTAATGGAGGGTAAAATACACGGTCTCTTCATTTTAGGCACTACCGGAGAGGCTCCTAGCCTAAGCAATCAGGTAAAGCTAAATATAATTCAACAACTGGGCAGCGAGGTAGGAACTTCACTGCCCTGGCTAGTAGGCATTTCCGATACCTGCTTAGCGCACGCACTAGACTGGGCGCGGATAGCCAAAGAACACGGGGCTGCAGCGGTAGTAGCTGCCCCACCATTTTACTTTCCGGCAAGTCAATTAGCCATTTATCAGTTCTATGAACAGCTAGCTAACCAAAGTCCACTCCCGCTGTTTTTGTACGATATTCCGAGTCATACCCACAATCGCTTAGCGCGAGAAACTATCATAGCCTTGCTGAAGCTACCCAATATTGTCGGTTATAAAGATAGCTCGTTAGACATCATGCACTTTCATCGGTTGAATCAGCTACGCTCCGAAAGCGCAGCATTTCCCTACTTCTTAGGGCCGGAAGAATTTTTACTGGAAACAACCTTGCTGGGAGCCAGTGGTGGAGTAAACGGCGGGGCAAATGTTTTCCCCTCACTGTACGTAAAGCTTTACGAAGCAGTACAACAGCAGAAATTAGAAACCGCTCAACGCTTACATCAACTAGTCATGCAGATCAGCCAAAACCTTTATCAAGATGGTGGTACCGTAACTGCCGGACTCAAGTTTGCTCTGGCTGAGATAGGAATCGGAAATGGTTTGGTAGCTCCGCCTCAGATAAATTTAACCGAAGAAGAAAAGGGGCGAATGCGGGTATTTTTGCACAACTTTGCCAAGAATTTTCCACCTTGATAATCATATGAGCCAAACCATTATCACTGAACTTCAGGAGTTGCTTACCACATTAGATAAGCACCGTAAAAACGGCCACACCATCGTCTTCACCAACGGTTGCTTTGATATTTTGCACCGAGGCCACGTTACCTACCTACAAGCTGCTCGTGAGTTAGGAGATGTATTGGTGGTCGGGGTGAATACCGATGCTTCGGTAAAGCGATTGAAAGGGGACAGCCGTCCGATTAACCATGAAGATGACCGGGCGTTTATTCTTCAAAGCCTAGCCTGCGTAGATTATGTAATTAAGTTTGGGGAAGACACTCCCTACGAGCTGCTCTCGCATATTAAACCCGACATTTTAGTAAAAGGAGGAGATTACAAACTGGAAGAAGTGGTAGGTCGGGAATTTGCCCAACAGGTAGTTCTGATTGATTTTGTAGACGGCTATTCCACCACCAAAACCATTCGAGAGATGAAAGAAATTAAAAAGTAACGATCATCAAACGTAGAGAAAATTAGTAAGTACAGTAGCGATGACTGGCTTCATTAGCTAACGCGAGTTCAGCATTTTTTGTAACTTTCCCAAGAAACAGCTTCCAATATGCCCCGTTCACTTACCAAGGTTGGTTTGGTTCTGCTGATTGTTTTTCTGCTTCCGGCTATCTTTTATTCGGTTCGGGAGCTACAGACAGCGCAGGAGAATGAACTGCTGATCGAGGAAATCTACAACGATCAGTTGGAGGCTATTTTGTTTTCAGTAAATCAGTATTCCGAAGATATTGCCCGGTCGTGGACACGGGATTGGAGCAACTTGCTGCAAGACAGTTTATGGCAGAATAGCGAAGAGTTCAATCAGTTTTTTAGTGAGAACTACGCAATTAAAGAAGCTTTTATCATGGATTCGTTAGAGGCATCTGAAATTAGTCTCTACTCCAATGAGGGCGAAGCCTTTTTCTCCGTGAGCCAAGAAATTATTCCCCAAATTATTCAAGCACAACGGCCAGTAGTACATCGCTTATTCAATTATAGGGAAAACGGGTATTTAAAAATTGAGCCATTCTTTTCTGATACTTCTTCCTTGGAGTTCTTGGTTTTTTTACCCACTGCCTCGAGCAATCCAACAACGATCTACGGCTTCATACTAGATCCTACGGTGTTTGTTAACGATTTTTTAGGCCCCCGCATTCACGCTATAGCACAAGAGGAGCTTATAATCTCAGTACACCAACAACTAGCCGAAGTACCACTGTACACCACTGCTAATCACGTAAAGCATGGTATCAGTAGAGCACCGCGTAAACCTCTGTGGCTGTTTCCGGATTACTACTTAACAATTCAATTGGAAGAGCAAGAGGCTCCTACTTTGGCCGAACAGCGTTTTCGCACTAATTTATTTTTGATTGTCGGGCTAAATGCCGTACTACTGCTGGGTGCTTGGTTTGTATTCCGAACCATTAAAAAAGAAATTGAATTGGCTCGAATCAAATCCGATTTTGTCTCCAATGTCTCCCACGAAATTCGCACGCCACTTGCCCTTATCAGCATGTTTTCAGAAACACTAATGATGGGTCGGGTAAAAAGTGAGGAAAAGAAGCATGAGTACTACCGCATTGTAAACCAGGAATCGCAGCGCCTCACCAGTATGGTGAATAAAATCTTAAACTTCTCGAAGATAGAAGCCGGAAAACATCACTTTCATTTTGAGCCTATTAACCTGAATGAAGTAGTGACTGGCGTACTGGAATCTTACGACTTTCATCTGAAAAACGAAGGGTTTCACTATCACTCGCGCCTATCTGAAACAGAATTGACGATTAATGGTGATCGGGAAAGCATTACCGAGGCAATCATCAATCTGCTAGACAACGCCATTAAGTACAGCGACGAGCACAAAGATATTTCGGTGCTGACGGGCATTAGTGCAGACCAATATTTCGTTGAAATTCAAGATAAAGGAATGGGCATTTCGGAAGCAAATCAGGAGGCCATCTTCGATAAGTTTTTCCGGGTTTCGTCTTCTCTCCCCACCAAGCCTACTGCCCCCTCTTCTGATGGGTCACCCCGTTCGGGAACTGGGTTGGGACTTAGTTTAGTGAAGTATATTATGGATGCCCACAAAGGAACAATTACATTAACCAGCTATCCCAACAAGGGTAGCAACTTTCGACTCAACTTTCCTATCTGCTACCGCGTGGGTAAACTAATTGCTAACGAATGAAGAAAATACTAATTGTGGAAGATGAGCCTAGTATGCGAATGGGCTTAGGTGACAATCTGGAGTTTGAGGGATACGAGGTAGCTACTTCCAGCGATGGACAAGAAGGCTTGCAGAGAATTTTGAACGAATCATTTGATCTGGTGATACTTGATGTAATGCTTCCGAGTATGTCAGGCTTCGAGATTTGCAAAGCCACGCGTAAGAAAGGTAATAATACCCCGATAATTTTACTCACTGCAAAGGGTGAAGAGATTGACAAAGTGCGTGGTTTAGAGCTGGGAGCTGACGACTATATCACCAAGCCCTTCAGCTTACGGGAGCTGTTAGCTCGAATTAAGGCGGTGCTTCGTCGCCAACCTACAGCTTCTGTGCCCCCTTCCCTTTCGGCAAAGAGCAATATCATTGAACTTGGCCGACTTAAGATCTTTCTCGATGCTTACGAAGCATTTAGCGATGATGAACCCGTTAAGATGTCGCATAAAGAGTTTGAGATTATTCGCTACCTCTGGGATCATGCTCGGCAACCCGTGAGCCGCTACGATTTATTAGAAAATATTTGGGGGTACGAAGACGATCAACCTACCACCCGTACGGTCGATAATTTTATCGTGAAACTCCGTCAAAAGATTGAAACAAACCCCAACGACCCTCGCCATATTCTCACGATTCACGGAGTGGGGTACAAACTAATTCCATAATTTCAATAAATAATGACTGATGAGCGATAGTCAAAAATTACTCATCAATCATTATTCATTACTCATCAATCATTACCAATTATTCATCACTCACCGGTCATCATTCGTCTACATGTGACATTTTTTTACAAGCTTTGACGGTACGGTGGCAAATGTTGTGGGGCAATTTTCGTACTTCAAAATAACAACATAAAGCCCCTACGGATGAAACAACAAACCCTACTCATGTCGCTCATTGGGGTTTTACTCTCAGGATTTACGAGTGAAACCTACGAATACGTTAAAGTGGTAAACTGGCAGTATAAACCCATTATTAAAGTTGAATTGAACGGAAAGTCGGCCTATTTTTTGGTAGATACTGGCTCAGATATGACTATTTTGCATAAGAACGAAGCCAATCGCTTTGATTTTCAGCCACTGCTCGCTAGCACCAATAATCAGCAAGTGTTAGGATTAAGCGGTAAGCGGCAAACCATTCATAAGGTTAAAAACGTTCATATGGTAATTGGATCGATGCCCATTAAGGCATTATTTAAAACGTATGATCTTTCGGGTATCGTATCGTCTTTAGGCAATCGGGTCGATTTAAAAATTGCGGGAATCATCGGTTCCGATGTAATGAAACGTTACGGGTTTATTATTGACTATCAAAAACAAACTATTGCGATTAAGACCCGAAAGCCCGCTCAATAGCAGAAAATACCAGTAGAGGCTGAATGATGGTTCAGCATTGCTACATTGTGTAATAGGAATTCAGTATGCTTCAAGTCAAATCGGTACGAATGCTCACTTTGCTTGTGAGCTTGTTATTTAGCCAAAGTATTTTGGCTGGCGATTGGCGTATGGTACTAGACCTTGCCGGCGACTGGCGGTTCTCCATCGGTGATAATATTCAGTGGGCAGACCCTGACTTTGACGACCGCCAGTGGGAAACTATTCGGGCTCCAGCCCCCTGGGAAAGTCGAGGGTTTCATGGCTACGACGGCTACGCCTGGTACCGCAAGTCTTTTGTATTGCC
This region of Tunicatimonas pelagia genomic DNA includes:
- a CDS encoding dihydrodipicolinate synthase family protein, encoding MTTSNVSELHGIVPPMVTPLTEQMKLDQSATSKLLSHLMEGKIHGLFILGTTGEAPSLSNQVKLNIIQQLGSEVGTSLPWLVGISDTCLAHALDWARIAKEHGAAAVVAAPPFYFPASQLAIYQFYEQLANQSPLPLFLYDIPSHTHNRLARETIIALLKLPNIVGYKDSSLDIMHFHRLNQLRSESAAFPYFLGPEEFLLETTLLGASGGVNGGANVFPSLYVKLYEAVQQQKLETAQRLHQLVMQISQNLYQDGGTVTAGLKFALAEIGIGNGLVAPPQINLTEEEKGRMRVFLHNFAKNFPP
- a CDS encoding sensor histidine kinase: MPRSLTKVGLVLLIVFLLPAIFYSVRELQTAQENELLIEEIYNDQLEAILFSVNQYSEDIARSWTRDWSNLLQDSLWQNSEEFNQFFSENYAIKEAFIMDSLEASEISLYSNEGEAFFSVSQEIIPQIIQAQRPVVHRLFNYRENGYLKIEPFFSDTSSLEFLVFLPTASSNPTTIYGFILDPTVFVNDFLGPRIHAIAQEELIISVHQQLAEVPLYTTANHVKHGISRAPRKPLWLFPDYYLTIQLEEQEAPTLAEQRFRTNLFLIVGLNAVLLLGAWFVFRTIKKEIELARIKSDFVSNVSHEIRTPLALISMFSETLMMGRVKSEEKKHEYYRIVNQESQRLTSMVNKILNFSKIEAGKHHFHFEPINLNEVVTGVLESYDFHLKNEGFHYHSRLSETELTINGDRESITEAIINLLDNAIKYSDEHKDISVLTGISADQYFVEIQDKGMGISEANQEAIFDKFFRVSSSLPTKPTAPSSDGSPRSGTGLGLSLVKYIMDAHKGTITLTSYPNKGSNFRLNFPICYRVGKLIANE
- the rfaE2 gene encoding D-glycero-beta-D-manno-heptose 1-phosphate adenylyltransferase; its protein translation is MSQTIITELQELLTTLDKHRKNGHTIVFTNGCFDILHRGHVTYLQAARELGDVLVVGVNTDASVKRLKGDSRPINHEDDRAFILQSLACVDYVIKFGEDTPYELLSHIKPDILVKGGDYKLEEVVGREFAQQVVLIDFVDGYSTTKTIREMKEIKK
- a CDS encoding response regulator transcription factor, producing MKKILIVEDEPSMRMGLGDNLEFEGYEVATSSDGQEGLQRILNESFDLVILDVMLPSMSGFEICKATRKKGNNTPIILLTAKGEEIDKVRGLELGADDYITKPFSLRELLARIKAVLRRQPTASVPPSLSAKSNIIELGRLKIFLDAYEAFSDDEPVKMSHKEFEIIRYLWDHARQPVSRYDLLENIWGYEDDQPTTRTVDNFIVKLRQKIETNPNDPRHILTIHGVGYKLIP
- a CDS encoding sodium:solute symporter is translated as MEVALSPLDVITLSLYLLGMVALGFYFARRNNSTEEYFVGNRSFKGWVIGLSMLSTSISSITFLAFPAAAFTLDWRQFISNLMLPLAAVLAILFFIPFFRRGQLTSAFEYLGERFGSVARLYGTLSFLILQILRIGQILFLVAIPVNLFTGIPIITVISFLGLFISFYTVIGGIEAVIWTDVVQAIVLWLGGILCLVLMVNQLPDGLSQVFSVAEEYQKFSVGSTDWNLNERTFWTVALLGIFHFLAMYSSDQNIIQRYVAARSTREAKKATIIYSVIALPTWALFFFIGTTLFVFYTVFPNITITRLEADQVFPYFILTNLPAGVAGLILAAVLAAGMSTLDSSINAIATVTVVDILKPYWMKNQSDRRYLLAARLIAIGVSILMIGGAVFFSTIEKESINDLSWIVASVFGGCLVGLFLLGFFTTRVGYRAASVALIISVIVNGYLGLSLVGWLPEKWTMSVQSYWVGVLVNLLFMVLAYLLSFIFTNRKSLTGLTVWTQKSNTTETYDH
- a CDS encoding aspartyl protease family protein, yielding MKQQTLLMSLIGVLLSGFTSETYEYVKVVNWQYKPIIKVELNGKSAYFLVDTGSDMTILHKNEANRFDFQPLLASTNNQQVLGLSGKRQTIHKVKNVHMVIGSMPIKALFKTYDLSGIVSSLGNRVDLKIAGIIGSDVMKRYGFIIDYQKQTIAIKTRKPAQ